Part of the Pseudomonadota bacterium genome is shown below.
ATGATAAAGATGGAATTGAAGCTCGGAGTTTCAATAACCTTATTGTTCTTGTCCTTGACATACTCAACACTCATCTCCTTCATCATTTCCTGGGAGACCTTGTCGGTGGCCCTCGACCAGATGTCAACAACGTTGTTGTACTTCTCGCTCTCGGTCAGGACACCATTGAGCCAGCCCTGCTCAACTTCCAGAACGTCCTTTTCGGCCGCCGCCAGAATATCATCCTTGCTGACCGGAATCATCATGTCGTTAATGGAAATGGAGATCCCGGCTTTCGTCGAATGTTCATACCCGAGATCTTTTAAGCGGTCTGCCAGAATAACCGTGCTTTTGCTGCCTGCATGGCGATAGGTGTAGTCGATAAGCTGAGCAAGCTCCTTTTTCTTCAGAACCTGATTGACCTTGCTGAAGGGGACTGCTTCCGGCAGTAATTCTCCGACCAGCAACCGTCCCATGGTGGTCGCAAGAACCTCCCCGTTGATCCGGACCTTGATTGCCGCCTGCAGATCAACCTCGCCATAGTCATAGGCGAGACGCGCCTCATCGAGCGAGGAGAACACCTTTCCTTCCCCCTTGGCCTTGAGCCGCTCTCTGGTCATATAATACAGCCCGAGAACGATATCCTGGGAAGGAATGATAATCGGTTCGCCGTGAGCCGGGGAGAGGATGTTGTTGGTCGACATCATCAGGACCCGGGCCTCCACCTGGGCCTCAACCGTAAGCGGCAGATGAACAGCCATCTGGTCACCATCGAAGTCGGCGTTAAAAGCCGTACACACCAAAGGATGCAGCTGGATCGCCTTGCCTTCGATCAGCAACGGTTCAAAAGCCTGCATGCCAAGACGATGCAGGGTTGGCGCCCGGTTGAGGATGACCGGATATTCCTTGACGACCTCATCGAGGACGTCCCAGACAATTTTGTCCGCCTTCTCGACCATTTTCCTGGCACTCTTGATCGTGCTGACATGGCCCTGCATCTCAAGCTTATTGTAGATGAACGGCTTGAACAGCTCGAGTGCCATCTTTTTCGGCAGTCCGCACTGGTGGAGACGAAGGTGGGGACCGACAACGATGACGGTTCGACCGGAGTAATCAACCCGCTTGCCGAGAAGGTTCTGCCGGAAACGACCCTGCTTGCCTTTCAACATATCGCTCAGCGATTTGAGCGGCCGCTTGTTGGGCCCGGTGATCACCTTGCCGCGTCGCCCGTTATCGAAGAGGACATCCACCGCTTCCTGCAGCATCCGCTTCTCATTTCTGATAATGATTTCGGGAGCGTCCAGCTCCAGGAGCCTCTTGAGCCTGTTGTTCCGGTTGATCACCCGGCGGTAGAGATCGTTCAAATCAGAGGTGGCAAACCGGCCACCTTCAAGGGGGACCAGCGGCCGCAAATCCGGAGGAAGTACCGGGATCGCTTCAAGGATCATCCATTCAGGCCGGTTCCCGGAATCCCGAAAGGCCTCGGCCACATTCAACCGTTTCGCCAGTTTCTTTCTCTTGGCCTCGGAACCGGTACTCCGCATCTCTTCGCGCAACTCGATGGAAAGGGTATTCAAGTCGAGGTTCTGCAGCAGGGCCCGGATTGCCTCGGCCCCGATCCCCACGGCAAACTGGCCCGGATGGTCTTCAAGCGCCTGGCGATACTGCTCTTCATTCAGCAGAGTCCCGACAGCCGGCGCCGGCGCTTCGGATCGGGTCACCACATAGGAATCGAAATAGAGAACCTTTTCCAGTTCCTTCAAGGTCAGGTCAAGGAGATTGCCGATTTTGCTGGGCAGACTCTTCAGAAACCAGATATGGGCAACCGGGGCCGCAAGCTCAATATGGGCAAGCCTTTCCCGCCGCACCTTGGACTGGATGACCTCAACACCGCATTTTTCGCAGACCACCCCGCGGTGTTTCATTCTCTTGTATTTACCGCAGTTGCATTCGTAATCCTTTACCGGTCCGAAGATCTTTGCACAGAACAGTCCGTCCCTTTCAGGTTTGAAGGTTCGATAATTGATGGTCTCCGGCTTTTTAACCTCCCCATTGGACCAGTCTCTGATTTTCTCAGGAGAGGCAAGGGAAATTTTGACAGACTTAAAATTTACCGGTTTCTTAGCTTTGTCGAAAAAGCTGAAAAGTTCATCCACGTTTCACACCTTCTATATGCGTTAGATTAGAATATAAAAATTACCGACGGGTAAATTTCGCATCACTCATCCAGAAGTTCCATGTCGAGACATAGTCCCTGGAGCTCTTTGACCAGAACATGGAATGACTCCGGCAACCCTGATTCCAGGAAATTATCACCCTTGACTATTTTCTCGTACATCTTGGTCCGGCCGTTCACATCATCGGATTTAACGGTCAGGAATTCCTGCAGGGTATATGCGGCGCCATAGGCTTCCATGGCCCAAACCTCCATCTCTCCAAGACGCTGCCCACCGAACTGGGCCTTGCCGCCGAGGGGCTGCTGGGTAACCAGAGAGTACGGGCCGGTCGATCTGGCGTGGATCTTGTTGTCGACCAGATGATGCAGCTTCAGAATGTACATCACGCCGACGGTTACAAGGTTCGCAAACCTTTCACCGGAGAGACCATCGTAAAGCACAGATTGTCCGACCTCGTCAACACCGGCCTCAACCAGCATCTTGCGAATCTCGGCTTCATTGGCACCGTCAAAAACCGGGGTCGCAATATGAATTCCGGAACCCATCCGATGGGCCAGAGCGAGCAGGTCTTCATCTGCCAGACCGTCAAGAAGTGCGTCATATTCTTCTTTGGAATAGACAGTTTTCAGACGATCCTTAATCGCTTTGACATTATGTTTTTCAGCAAAAGACTGGATCTGCTCGCCAAGTCTTTTGGCAGCCAGACCGAGATGAGTTTCGAGAACCTGACCGACGTTCATACGCGAAGGAACACCCAGCGGATTCAAGACGATATCGACCGGAGTCCCATCTTCGAAATACGGCATATCCTCCTCAGGGAGAATTCTGGAAACAACACCTTTGTTCCCATGGCGGCCTGCCATCTTGTCGCCAACCGCGAGTTTTCGCTTGGTTGCCACATAAATTTTGACCATCTTGATGACGCCAGGAGGCAGATCATCGCCTTTGCGCAACCGGTTGATCCTGGCTTCGTATTTTTCAGTCACCACCTTCTTCTGGTTTTCGAACCGTTCCAGAAGCAACTGCAGCTCACCTTCCATTTTGCTGCGTCCGGCAAAATCAATTTTCTTGATCACCGACAGGGAAAGCTCTTCAATCAATTCATGCTTGATCACCTGCCCTTTCTTCAGCAGAACCTGTCCCTTCTTGACCGAGATGTCTTCCCCGGCCTTCTTGCCGGCAATGATATCGGCCAGATTGTTTTTTACCGCCTTTTTAAGACAACTGATCTCGTCGACCATATCGCGTTCAAGAATGGCGACCTCGGCATCATCAATCGCCTTCGACCGTTCATCTTTCTCGACCCCTTTTCGGGAAAAGACCTTGGCATCAATAACCACGCCTTCTACACCAGGCGGCACCCGTAATGAAGTATCCTTGACATCACCGGCTTTTTCGCCGAAAATCGCCCTGAGAAGTTTCTCCTCTGGAGAGAGCTGGGTTTCACCCTTGGGTGTCACCTTGCCGACCAGGGTGTCACCGGCCTTGATTTCCGCACCCACCCGAATCACTCCGCTCTCGTCGAGATTGCGCATTGCCTCTTCGCTGACATTGGGGATATCCCGGGTAATCTCTTCCTTGCCAAGCTTAGTGTCTCTGGACACGGTCTCGAACACTTCAACATGCAGCGAGGTGAAGGTGTCATCCTTCAAGAGGCGCTCGCTGATCAGAATCGAATCTTCAAAGTTGTAGCCCCGCCATGGCATGAAAGCCATGGTAACATTCTTGCCGAGCCCCAGTTCACCGTTGTCGCAGGCAGGACCATCCGCCAGAAGTTCACCCTTCACCACTTTCTGGCCGGGAAGAACAACCGGCCGCTGGTTGAAACAGGTATTCTGATTCGACTTTTTGTATTTTTCAAGGCGGTACACTCCCACCCCGGTCTCGAAGCCATCGGTGCCAGGTTCCTCGTAACGAACGACCACCCGATTGGCATCAACCTCCTCAACCACGCCATTCCCACCGGCAAGAAGACAAACCCCGGATTCCCGGGCTACGGTTTTTTCAAGGCCGGTGCCGACCAGCGGCGCCTCGGTCCTCAAAAGCGGAACACCCTGCCGCTGCATGTTCGATCCCATCAGGGCTCGGTTGGCATCGTCATTTTCCAGGAAAGGAATCAGGGAAGCCGCAACACTCACCAGCTGATTCGGTGAAATATCCATATGGGTGATCTGGTCGGCGGTGGTAATAGTCACCTCTCCTTCCTTCCTGGCAATGAGGTTGTCAGGGACAATGCGGTTCTTTTTATCGACCTCCGTCTTTGCCGGAGCGATAACACGACCCTCCTCATCCAGCGCCGACATGAAAGAAATGTTGTCGGTTACCTTTCGGTTCTCGATCTTTCGATAAGGAGTTTCGATAAACCCATATTCGTTGACTTTGGCATACGCTGCCATGGAAACGATCAAACCGATATTCGGTCCCTCCGGGGTCTCAACCGGACAGATTCTGCCGTAATGGGTGGGGTGGACGTCACGAACCTCAAACCCGGCCCTTTCTCTGGAAAGACCGCCCGGTCCGAGGGCGCTCAACCGCCTTTTATGGGTCACTTCGGAAAGAGGGTTGGTCTGATCCATAAACTGGGAAAGCTGACTTGTACCAAAGAACTCTTTGATCGCAGCTGTGATCGGTTTCGGGTTCACCAGATCATGAGGCATCATGGTCTCCACTTCCTGGAGACTCATTCTCTCCCGGATGGCCCTTTCCATTCTGACCAGACCCATCCGATATTGATTTTCTATGAGTTCACCAACGGTTCTGACCCGACGGTTGCCGAGATGGTCGATGTCGTCAACCTCACCCTGCTTGTCTCGCAAACGGACAAGCTCTTTAACACTCATCATGATGTCTTCTCTGGTGAGGGTGCGGTGGTTGATGTCGGTGTCGACGCCAAGCTTCGCGTTCATCTTGAAACGACCGACAACCGAAAGGTCATAGGTGTCCGGGTTGAAGAACATGTTGTCAAGAAACTGGGTGGCAACTTCCTGGGTGGGAGGGCTGCTTGGTCGTAAACGCCTGTAAATTTCGATGAGCGCCTCTTTGCTGGTCTGCGCCTTGTCGAGAAGGAGCGTCTTCCTGAACGAATCGGTGACACTGACCCCGTCAATGGCCAGGGTGAAGATGGTCTTCACCTTCGCTTCAACCAGCTCGGCCAAAAGGGTTTCGGTCAACTCGACATTACACGGAACAAGGACCTCTTCGGTTCCGGGACGAACCACTTCCCGGGCCACAACCTTCCCCACCATTTCCTCAAAAGATATGCCGATCGTCTTGACCTTGGCCTCGACCATTTTCTGCGCTCTGGTCTTGCCGATCTTCATGCTGGCCTTGAGGAGAACTTCGCCGGTCTTGGGGTGAACAACATCGTAGGGGGCGCTCTTGCCGACATAGGCCTCGGGATCAAAATCCATAAAGGCCATATCGCCCTTGAGGGTCAGCTCCTCAAGATCATAAAAATATGCAAGCAATTCTTCTGTAGAATTGCCCAAAGCCTTGAGCAGTGTAGATACAGGGAACTTGCGCCGCCGGTCAATCCTGACAAAGAGGATGTCCTTGGCATCATATTCCAGATCAATCCATGAGCCACGTACCGGAATGATTCGCGCAGAATAGAGTCTTTTCCCGCCGGCATGGGTTTTCCCGTCATCATGACTGTAGAATAGACCCGGAGAACGCTGCAGCTGGCTGACGATAACCCTTTCCGTGCCATTGATTACAAAAACACCGGTCTTGGTCATCAGCGGAATACTGCCAAGGTAAACAGCCTGTTCCTTGATATCACGGATACTCTTGACCCCGGTCTCCTGATCGATATCGTAGGAAACAAGACGCACCGTAATTTTCACCGGGACATCATAGGTCATGCCCCTTTCAACACATTCTTCCACGGTGTATTTCGGGTCGCCGAAATTATAGCTGACAAACTCAAGTGAACAGGTGCCGTTGAAATCCTCAATCGGGAAAACACTTTTGAAAATCGTCTGCAGACCCTCATCAATCCTTTGGTCCGGCGGAGTTTCAAACTGCAGGAACTTTTCATAGGACAAGCGCTGCATCTCAATAAGATGCGGCTTTTCGACAATCTCTTTGGATTTAGCAAAACTTTTCCTGACTCGTCTCGTTACATTCATTCGGCGTCGTCCTCTTATGATTAACCTGCGGCCCTAAATTTATATCGCGATCCTGCGCTTTTAAAAAACCAGCCATGGCCACGATTTCGCAAACCAACAGCCGGCCCGGGACCTTGAATATCAAAACGCAATAAACGCCACAGGGATTTCGCCCCGTAGCGTTATTACCGGATAACCATTACAGCCGGTGAGCGGCAATGGTTTTGCCGGACGATCTGTTTTGACAGACCGCCCGGCACCTGATCTGAAAATAATTATTTGATTTCGACAGTGCCGCCGGCTGCCTCGATTTTGGCCTTGATGTCCTCGGCTTCTGCTTTGGTCACGCCCTGCTTGATCGGACCGGGCGCACCCTCGACAAGGTCTTTGGCTTCTTTCAAACCGAGAGAAGTAATGGCACGGACCTCTTTGATGACTCCAATCTTCTTGTCACCGGCAGAAGCCAGGATAACATCAAACTCGGTTTTCTCTTCAGCGGCAGCACCGCCACCGTCACCGGCAGCAACCGGACCGGCTGCAAAAGCGACAGGAGCTGCAGCAGAAACACCGAACTTCTCTTCAAGTTCTTTGACGAGCTCGGACAGCTCAAGAACCGACATGTTGGAAATAAACTCGATTACATCTTCTTTTGATACAGCCATTATAAATTCCTCCTGGAATATTTTTTAGATTTAAGCCTGTTCTTTCTGATCGCCAATTGCTTTCAACACATACAGCATTTTCCTCGGGACACCGCTGAGCACCTGAACAAATCCTGTCGGGACTGCGTTCATGACGGACAGCAACTGACCAAGGAGAGCTTCCCTGCTCGGCAGGGTGGAAAGCGCCACGAGTTCGGCAGTGGTCAGGGTTTTTCCGCCCAGTGATGCCGACCTGATTTCCAACTGCGGATGGCTCTTGGCAAAACCGGTCAGCACTTTGGCAGGAGCAACCGGATCATCGTAGGATACGGTTACAGCGGTGGTTCCCTTAAAAAAATCACCGATCCCTTCAAAAAGGGTTCCTTCGACCGCTCTGCGCAGCAAGGTGTTTTTGGCGACCCGAATCTCAGCGTTGTTCTTTCTCAGCTCACAACGCAACTCTTCAAGTTCCGGGACGGTCAGCCCGCGATAATCGGTCACAATAGCAATCTTCGCCTTGGCGAACTTGCCACTGAGGTCTTCGACGATCGTGGCTTTCTCTTCACGATTCAATGGTTT
Proteins encoded:
- the rpoC gene encoding DNA-directed RNA polymerase subunit beta', with the translated sequence MDELFSFFDKAKKPVNFKSVKISLASPEKIRDWSNGEVKKPETINYRTFKPERDGLFCAKIFGPVKDYECNCGKYKRMKHRGVVCEKCGVEVIQSKVRRERLAHIELAAPVAHIWFLKSLPSKIGNLLDLTLKELEKVLYFDSYVVTRSEAPAPAVGTLLNEEQYRQALEDHPGQFAVGIGAEAIRALLQNLDLNTLSIELREEMRSTGSEAKRKKLAKRLNVAEAFRDSGNRPEWMILEAIPVLPPDLRPLVPLEGGRFATSDLNDLYRRVINRNNRLKRLLELDAPEIIIRNEKRMLQEAVDVLFDNGRRGKVITGPNKRPLKSLSDMLKGKQGRFRQNLLGKRVDYSGRTVIVVGPHLRLHQCGLPKKMALELFKPFIYNKLEMQGHVSTIKSARKMVEKADKIVWDVLDEVVKEYPVILNRAPTLHRLGMQAFEPLLIEGKAIQLHPLVCTAFNADFDGDQMAVHLPLTVEAQVEARVLMMSTNNILSPAHGEPIIIPSQDIVLGLYYMTRERLKAKGEGKVFSSLDEARLAYDYGEVDLQAAIKVRINGEVLATTMGRLLVGELLPEAVPFSKVNQVLKKKELAQLIDYTYRHAGSKSTVILADRLKDLGYEHSTKAGISISINDMMIPVSKDDILAAAEKDVLEVEQGWLNGVLTESEKYNNVVDIWSRATDKVSQEMMKEMSVEYVKDKNNKVIETPSFNSIFIMADSGARGSKDQIRQLAGMRGLMAKPSGEIIESPIKANFREGLSVLEYFISTHGARKGLADTALKTANSGYLTRRLVDVAQDATILDKDCGTLDGIEAEPLMEGGEIIQPVGDRILGRVALDDIIDPFTGDLLVEANEEIDEEKVRVINEAGIDRVKIRSVLTCRSRRGVCVKCYGRDLGRGHMVNIGEAIGIIAAQSIGEPGTQLTMRTFHIGGTASRAVEQAEISTQHGGTVKLQDVHTVVNDEGQMITMNRNGELVIVSAEGRDRERYRLNYGAHLLVKDGEEVKPGTTLAEWDPFSTPIVTEIGGIVKFGDIKEGLTMQAEVDKTTGRSTHKIIPPRTGNFNPRISLKDDKGKTLKLPKTGSPARYSLSVGTLISVSEGDRVEPGTIIGKIPRETTKTKDITGGLPRVAELFEVRKPKEHAVITEIDGQVSYGKDLKGKKRVIVTPELGEPREYLIPKGKHVVVHEGDYVKAGEALMDGSSDPNDILRVLGVKELAKFLVNEIQEVYRLQGVKINDKHIEVIVRQMLRRVTITSVGDSTFMLGEQVESWRFVEENEALLRSGNRPAVAEPLLLGVTKASLSTDSFISAASFQETTKVLTNAAMAGRIDDLSGLKENVIMGRLVPAGTGHKRYQLDVE
- the rpoB gene encoding DNA-directed RNA polymerase subunit beta; the encoded protein is MNVTRRVRKSFAKSKEIVEKPHLIEMQRLSYEKFLQFETPPDQRIDEGLQTIFKSVFPIEDFNGTCSLEFVSYNFGDPKYTVEECVERGMTYDVPVKITVRLVSYDIDQETGVKSIRDIKEQAVYLGSIPLMTKTGVFVINGTERVIVSQLQRSPGLFYSHDDGKTHAGGKRLYSARIIPVRGSWIDLEYDAKDILFVRIDRRRKFPVSTLLKALGNSTEELLAYFYDLEELTLKGDMAFMDFDPEAYVGKSAPYDVVHPKTGEVLLKASMKIGKTRAQKMVEAKVKTIGISFEEMVGKVVAREVVRPGTEEVLVPCNVELTETLLAELVEAKVKTIFTLAIDGVSVTDSFRKTLLLDKAQTSKEALIEIYRRLRPSSPPTQEVATQFLDNMFFNPDTYDLSVVGRFKMNAKLGVDTDINHRTLTREDIMMSVKELVRLRDKQGEVDDIDHLGNRRVRTVGELIENQYRMGLVRMERAIRERMSLQEVETMMPHDLVNPKPITAAIKEFFGTSQLSQFMDQTNPLSEVTHKRRLSALGPGGLSRERAGFEVRDVHPTHYGRICPVETPEGPNIGLIVSMAAYAKVNEYGFIETPYRKIENRKVTDNISFMSALDEEGRVIAPAKTEVDKKNRIVPDNLIARKEGEVTITTADQITHMDISPNQLVSVAASLIPFLENDDANRALMGSNMQRQGVPLLRTEAPLVGTGLEKTVARESGVCLLAGGNGVVEEVDANRVVVRYEEPGTDGFETGVGVYRLEKYKKSNQNTCFNQRPVVLPGQKVVKGELLADGPACDNGELGLGKNVTMAFMPWRGYNFEDSILISERLLKDDTFTSLHVEVFETVSRDTKLGKEEITRDIPNVSEEAMRNLDESGVIRVGAEIKAGDTLVGKVTPKGETQLSPEEKLLRAIFGEKAGDVKDTSLRVPPGVEGVVIDAKVFSRKGVEKDERSKAIDDAEVAILERDMVDEISCLKKAVKNNLADIIAGKKAGEDISVKKGQVLLKKGQVIKHELIEELSLSVIKKIDFAGRSKMEGELQLLLERFENQKKVVTEKYEARINRLRKGDDLPPGVIKMVKIYVATKRKLAVGDKMAGRHGNKGVVSRILPEEDMPYFEDGTPVDIVLNPLGVPSRMNVGQVLETHLGLAAKRLGEQIQSFAEKHNVKAIKDRLKTVYSKEEYDALLDGLADEDLLALAHRMGSGIHIATPVFDGANEAEIRKMLVEAGVDEVGQSVLYDGLSGERFANLVTVGVMYILKLHHLVDNKIHARSTGPYSLVTQQPLGGKAQFGGQRLGEMEVWAMEAYGAAYTLQEFLTVKSDDVNGRTKMYEKIVKGDNFLESGLPESFHVLVKELQGLCLDMELLDE
- the rplL gene encoding 50S ribosomal protein L7/L12; this encodes MAVSKEDVIEFISNMSVLELSELVKELEEKFGVSAAAPVAFAAGPVAAGDGGGAAAEEKTEFDVILASAGDKKIGVIKEVRAITSLGLKEAKDLVEGAPGPIKQGVTKAEAEDIKAKIEAAGGTVEIK
- the rplJ gene encoding 50S ribosomal protein L10, which codes for MNREEKATIVEDLSGKFAKAKIAIVTDYRGLTVPELEELRCELRKNNAEIRVAKNTLLRRAVEGTLFEGIGDFFKGTTAVTVSYDDPVAPAKVLTGFAKSHPQLEIRSASLGGKTLTTAELVALSTLPSREALLGQLLSVMNAVPTGFVQVLSGVPRKMLYVLKAIGDQKEQA